From Thalassotalea euphylliae, the proteins below share one genomic window:
- the panC gene encoding pantoate--beta-alanine ligase: protein MQVVSDIQSLRTQIKAWQQQGLTIGFVPTMGNLHQGHLSLVTEAKKRADKIVASIFVNPMQFGAGEDIDNYPRTMAADQAKLIEQGCELLFTPTPDVIYPKGLDKQSFVEVLQVSDGYCGESRPGHFRGVATVVCKLFNLVQPDVACFGLKDYQQVQVIQTMVEDLNMPIDIVPVATKREDSGLAMSSRNGYLTAEEKAAAPVLYQSMQWLAEQIQHNDDFIGLAKQAEAKINAAGLQVDYLNIVHARTLQPASDDDKALVILAAAYCGKARLIDNLQVTINQ from the coding sequence ATGCAAGTTGTAAGCGACATTCAATCTCTACGTACCCAAATTAAGGCGTGGCAGCAACAAGGCTTGACCATAGGTTTTGTGCCAACCATGGGAAATTTACATCAAGGGCACTTATCCTTAGTCACGGAAGCAAAAAAGCGCGCCGACAAAATCGTTGCCAGTATCTTTGTTAACCCAATGCAGTTTGGCGCTGGTGAAGATATTGATAACTACCCACGTACGATGGCAGCAGATCAAGCAAAGCTTATTGAACAAGGTTGTGAGCTCTTGTTCACACCAACGCCAGACGTGATTTACCCCAAAGGCTTAGACAAGCAGAGCTTTGTGGAAGTATTGCAAGTTTCAGATGGCTACTGTGGCGAGAGTCGCCCCGGTCACTTCCGTGGCGTTGCAACTGTGGTTTGCAAGCTGTTTAATCTCGTTCAGCCAGATGTTGCCTGCTTTGGTTTAAAAGACTATCAGCAAGTGCAAGTGATTCAAACCATGGTTGAAGACTTAAACATGCCGATTGACATAGTACCAGTCGCCACTAAGCGTGAAGACAGCGGTTTAGCCATGAGTTCGCGTAACGGCTATTTAACAGCAGAAGAAAAAGCCGCCGCCCCGGTGCTTTATCAAAGTATGCAATGGCTGGCTGAGCAAATTCAGCATAACGACGATTTTATTGGCTTAGCCAAACAAGCCGAAGCAAAAATCAACGCAGCAGGATTGCAGGTGGACTACCTCAACATTGTTCACGCTCGAACACTGCAGCCCGCCAGTGACGATGACAAAGCGCTGGTCATTCTTGCTGCCGCCTACTGCGGTAAAGCCAGGTTGATTGATAACTTACAAGTTACCATCAATCAGTAA
- the panP gene encoding pyridoxal-dependent aspartate 1-decarboxylase PanP, producing MTAGKRAAEVSLESMHRIFTIPEAPDSTLGRIEKEISENLAGFLGNHIVATEQALTEIEKDFAGASIPEQPAFVSDHTHHLLDKLVSRSVHTSSPSFIGHMTSALPHFLLPLSKLMVGLNQNLVKIETSKAFTPLERQVLGMMHRLVYQDSDDFYQSWMHSANHSLGAFCSGGTVANLTALWVARNNMLKPDGDFKGVAREGLYSALKHYGYDGLAILVSDRGHYSLKKSADVLGLGQDSVIAIPTDEYNRIDCQQLAAKCQALADQNIRVLSIIGVAGTTETGNIDPLAEMAAIAKQFNCHFHVDAAWGGATLLSNKYRGLLAGIEQADSVTIDAHKQMYVPMGAGLVVFKNPSSVAAIEHHAEYILRKGSKDLGSHTLEGSRPGMAMLVYASLHIISRPGYELLINQAIEKAKYFANIIKAHNEFELVTEPELCLLTYRYVPSQVQAFMAGADIETNQALNKGIDKLTKHIQKTQREAGKSFVSRTRIEVQKYGGKKVLVFRVVLANPLTTEEILQEVLTEQVEIAQSSIKFLPELLAKISNSN from the coding sequence ATGACGGCAGGTAAACGCGCGGCGGAAGTATCATTAGAGTCGATGCACCGTATCTTTACAATTCCTGAAGCTCCAGATTCAACCTTAGGTCGTATCGAAAAAGAAATTTCGGAGAACCTAGCGGGCTTCTTGGGAAACCATATCGTTGCGACGGAGCAGGCACTGACAGAGATTGAAAAAGACTTTGCTGGTGCCAGCATTCCAGAGCAGCCAGCATTTGTCTCTGATCACACGCATCACTTGCTAGACAAACTGGTATCGCGCTCTGTGCACACCTCAAGCCCAAGTTTTATTGGGCATATGACCTCGGCATTGCCGCATTTCTTATTGCCATTATCAAAGTTAATGGTTGGCTTGAACCAAAATCTGGTCAAAATTGAAACCTCGAAAGCCTTTACGCCACTTGAACGCCAAGTACTGGGTATGATGCACCGCTTGGTCTATCAAGATTCCGATGACTTTTATCAATCGTGGATGCACAGCGCAAACCACTCGCTTGGGGCATTCTGCTCAGGGGGCACGGTTGCCAACTTAACCGCGCTGTGGGTTGCGCGTAACAATATGCTAAAACCCGACGGTGACTTTAAAGGGGTTGCGCGTGAAGGCTTATACAGTGCGTTAAAGCACTATGGTTACGATGGGTTAGCGATTTTAGTCTCTGATCGCGGTCATTATTCACTGAAAAAGTCGGCAGATGTACTAGGACTAGGCCAAGACAGTGTGATTGCTATTCCGACCGACGAATACAACCGTATCGACTGTCAGCAATTAGCAGCCAAATGCCAAGCGTTAGCCGATCAGAATATTCGCGTGTTGAGTATCATCGGTGTTGCAGGTACTACGGAAACGGGCAATATCGATCCACTGGCCGAAATGGCGGCAATTGCCAAGCAATTTAACTGTCATTTCCATGTCGATGCGGCGTGGGGCGGTGCGACTCTTTTATCGAACAAATACCGTGGCTTACTGGCTGGTATTGAACAAGCGGACTCGGTGACAATTGACGCACATAAGCAAATGTATGTGCCGATGGGCGCTGGCTTGGTGGTATTTAAAAATCCGTCTTCTGTGGCGGCAATTGAACATCACGCTGAATATATTCTGCGTAAAGGCTCGAAAGACTTAGGCAGTCACACCCTCGAAGGCTCGCGCCCGGGTATGGCGATGTTGGTCTATGCAAGCTTGCATATTATCAGTCGTCCGGGTTATGAATTGCTGATCAATCAAGCGATTGAGAAAGCAAAATATTTTGCCAACATTATCAAAGCGCACAATGAATTTGAGCTGGTTACTGAGCCAGAGCTATGCTTATTGACCTATCGCTATGTGCCATCGCAAGTACAAGCCTTTATGGCAGGTGCCGATATTGAAACCAATCAGGCACTTAACAAAGGTATTGATAAGCTGACCAAGCATATTCAAAAGACACAGCGAGAGGCTGGTAAGTCGTTTGTGTCGCGTACGCGTATAGAAGTGCAAAAATACGGCGGTAAAAAGGTATTGGTTTTCCGTGTGGTGCTGGCAAACCCATTAACAACAGAAGAAATTCTGCAAGAGGTGCTTACCGAGCAGGTGGAAATTGCGCAAAGTAGTATTAAGTTTTTGCCAGAATTGTTGGCGAAAATTAGCAACTCGAATTAG
- the folK gene encoding 2-amino-4-hydroxy-6-hydroxymethyldihydropteridine diphosphokinase, with amino-acid sequence MATAYIGLGSNLAEPAKQIQLAVDAIGTVAQSRISAVSSLYFSRPMGPQDQPDYMNAVLALETELTPLALLDALQAIEQQAGRVRKGNRWGPRILDLDIILYDAQVINSERLIIPHYGMTEREFVLLPLAEIAPQLSLPSGELVSDLSKAIATNGLKIYGKLQLN; translated from the coding sequence ATGGCCACCGCATACATTGGCTTAGGCAGTAATCTCGCCGAGCCAGCCAAACAGATCCAACTGGCCGTCGACGCGATTGGCACAGTGGCGCAATCGCGTATTAGCGCTGTGTCAAGCTTGTACTTTAGCCGCCCGATGGGACCGCAAGATCAGCCCGATTATATGAATGCCGTCTTGGCACTGGAAACTGAGCTAACTCCCCTAGCCCTACTCGATGCGCTGCAAGCAATAGAGCAACAAGCGGGTCGCGTGCGCAAAGGCAATCGCTGGGGGCCGCGTATTCTCGACCTCGATATAATTTTGTACGATGCACAAGTCATTAACTCAGAGCGCCTTATCATTCCCCATTACGGCATGACAGAGCGTGAATTTGTGTTACTGCCTTTGGCAGAAATTGCCCCTCAATTATCGCTACCTAGTGGTGAACTCGTCAGTGATTTAAGCAAAGCGATTGCAACTAACGGGTTAAAAATTTATGGTAAGTTGCAGCTAAATTAG
- the trmB gene encoding tRNA (guanine(46)-N(7))-methyltransferase TrmB — MSEQENQIDALSGDSKAIVTNQDGVHEKLEQIVQKHLAHRFEKPYQQHTLTAFEALDAKVKAWGGEVILDACCGVGQSTRLIAKQNPQALVIGVDKSAHRVNRNVEEHFPVDLAGVSNFDIIRADLNDFYRLVAQANWPIVKHNILYPNPWPKAKHIQRRWHGAAVFPSIIKIGDTIELRSNWRLYLEEFLLAAKLAGRNGQITEVKLSAADTPITPFEAKFINSGQQCWQLTIS, encoded by the coding sequence ATGTCTGAGCAAGAAAATCAAATTGACGCGCTTAGTGGTGATTCTAAGGCCATTGTCACCAACCAAGATGGCGTACACGAAAAGCTAGAGCAAATTGTGCAAAAGCACTTGGCGCATCGTTTTGAAAAACCTTACCAGCAGCATACCCTAACCGCTTTCGAAGCGCTTGATGCGAAAGTTAAAGCATGGGGTGGTGAGGTTATTCTTGATGCTTGCTGTGGCGTTGGTCAAAGCACGCGGTTAATCGCCAAGCAAAACCCACAAGCGCTGGTCATTGGCGTTGATAAATCGGCACATCGGGTCAATCGTAACGTTGAAGAGCACTTTCCGGTGGATTTAGCTGGGGTCAGTAACTTTGACATTATCCGTGCGGATCTTAACGATTTTTATCGACTGGTCGCCCAAGCGAATTGGCCAATTGTTAAACACAATATTTTGTACCCCAACCCTTGGCCAAAAGCGAAGCATATACAGCGGCGCTGGCATGGCGCGGCGGTATTTCCCAGTATTATTAAAATCGGTGACACCATAGAATTGCGCAGCAATTGGCGTTTATACCTTGAAGAGTTTTTGCTCGCGGCTAAGCTTGCTGGGCGCAACGGCCAGATCACTGAGGTTAAACTAAGCGCTGCTGATACACCCATTACGCCGTTTGAAGCCAAATTTATCAACAGTGGCCAACAATGTTGGCAATTAACCATATCCTAG
- the pcnB gene encoding polynucleotide adenylyltransferase PcnB has protein sequence MSRDQHTVSRKFISDNALKVLYRLQKGGYEAYLVGGGVRDMLLGIEPKDFDIATNATPEQIKALFRNCRLIGRRFRLAHIVFGRDIIEVATFRGHHDSANDKQKECKKTSKQSADGMLLRDNIYGSIDEDAERRDFTINALYYSVKNFNIYDFAGGVADIEQRAIRLIGDPETRYREDPVRMLRAVRFATKLDMNISSETAEPIKPLASLLNNIPPARMFEEFLKLFVSGKALANFHMLRDYELFKYLFPTVEQGLTTADADDNEQMSRFIQLAMNNTDERINTNQRVTPAFLLAAFLWYPLSRQVNQLKQTTQLTPQDAFFAALHEVMSEQQRSIAVPKRFQAPMKDIWILQDKLARREGKRAYKAFEHPKFRAGYDFLLLRGEIEGGETAELAKWWTDFQAATHEAQQMMVKSVSGARSSRRTVRKRRKPRSNANKASAPKAD, from the coding sequence ATTTCTCGTGACCAACACACAGTGTCACGCAAGTTCATCAGCGACAACGCATTGAAGGTACTTTATCGCCTGCAAAAAGGCGGTTACGAAGCCTACCTTGTTGGCGGCGGTGTACGCGATATGCTACTGGGCATTGAACCAAAAGATTTTGATATCGCCACCAACGCAACCCCTGAGCAGATCAAAGCGCTATTTCGCAACTGTCGCCTGATTGGTAGACGCTTTCGACTTGCACACATTGTTTTTGGCCGCGATATTATTGAAGTGGCGACTTTTAGAGGTCATCACGACAGCGCCAACGACAAACAAAAAGAGTGCAAGAAAACCTCGAAGCAAAGTGCTGATGGCATGTTACTGCGCGATAACATCTACGGTTCCATCGACGAAGATGCCGAGCGCCGTGATTTTACCATTAATGCGTTGTACTACAGCGTTAAAAACTTCAACATTTACGACTTTGCGGGCGGTGTCGCCGATATAGAACAACGGGCTATTCGTTTAATTGGCGATCCTGAAACTCGTTATCGCGAAGATCCTGTGCGCATGTTACGCGCAGTGCGCTTTGCCACTAAGCTGGACATGAATATTAGTAGCGAGACAGCTGAGCCGATCAAGCCGTTGGCAAGTTTGCTAAACAATATTCCACCAGCACGGATGTTTGAAGAATTCCTCAAACTGTTCGTGTCCGGTAAAGCACTCGCCAATTTTCATATGCTCAGAGACTACGAGCTGTTTAAGTACCTTTTCCCGACTGTTGAGCAAGGCTTGACCACCGCAGATGCTGACGATAACGAGCAAATGTCGCGTTTTATTCAACTCGCCATGAACAACACCGACGAGCGCATTAATACTAACCAACGAGTGACACCAGCGTTTTTGCTCGCCGCCTTCCTGTGGTATCCGTTGTCTCGTCAAGTGAACCAATTAAAGCAAACAACCCAGTTAACGCCGCAAGACGCCTTCTTTGCCGCGCTGCACGAGGTCATGTCTGAGCAACAGCGCAGTATTGCCGTGCCTAAGCGTTTTCAAGCACCGATGAAAGACATTTGGATATTGCAGGACAAGTTAGCTAGACGCGAAGGCAAACGCGCGTATAAAGCGTTTGAGCACCCGAAATTTAGAGCGGGTTATGACTTCTTGCTTTTGCGCGGCGAAATTGAAGGTGGTGAAACCGCCGAACTCGCTAAGTGGTGGACAGACTTTCAAGCGGCAACGCACGAAGCACAGCAAATGATGGTTAAATCAGTCAGCGGTGCGCGCTCGTCACGCCGCACGGTACGTAAACGCCGCAAACCTCGCAGCAACGCCAATAAAGCCAGTGCACCTAAGGCTGATTAA
- the epmB gene encoding EF-P beta-lysylation protein EpmB: MPQIITQIQPDLHTSWQKELAEVVTDPRELLELLTINPEQYLEHFHARKLFPVRVPRPFISRMQKGDINDPLLKQVMPLSDEFIELDGFVSDPLGEHETAAEGLLHKYTHRVLMIVKSGCAVNCRYCFRRHFPYQDNSPNKARWQQALDYIAKRSEINEVIFSGGDPLMANDQHLQWLVEQISAIPHVTRLRIHTRLPVVIPARITDGLVNMLANSRLKATMVFHINHPNEIDPHVQQAIEKLRAKRIPLFNQNVLLKGVNDSAEILAALSERLFDSGIQPYYLFLLDKVKGATHFDISEARAIGIVNELMTILPGYLMPKLVREIAGEPNKTPINLR; this comes from the coding sequence ATGCCGCAGATAATAACTCAAATTCAACCAGATTTGCACACTTCTTGGCAAAAAGAGTTAGCCGAAGTGGTCACCGATCCTCGTGAGCTACTTGAGTTATTAACCATCAACCCTGAGCAATATCTTGAGCACTTTCACGCCCGCAAGTTATTTCCCGTGCGCGTGCCAAGGCCGTTTATCTCACGGATGCAAAAAGGCGATATAAATGATCCACTGCTAAAGCAGGTCATGCCGCTTAGCGATGAATTTATTGAACTTGATGGTTTTGTTAGCGATCCGCTCGGCGAGCACGAAACCGCAGCCGAGGGATTGCTGCATAAATACACCCATCGCGTACTGATGATAGTGAAAAGTGGCTGTGCGGTGAACTGTCGCTACTGTTTTCGCCGCCATTTTCCCTATCAGGACAACAGCCCCAACAAAGCACGCTGGCAACAAGCACTGGATTATATTGCCAAGCGCAGTGAAATCAACGAAGTAATTTTTAGCGGTGGTGATCCACTAATGGCTAACGATCAACACCTGCAATGGCTGGTTGAGCAAATATCAGCAATTCCACATGTCACCAGATTGCGCATACACACTCGCTTACCTGTGGTTATTCCAGCCCGTATCACCGACGGTTTAGTGAATATGCTGGCCAATTCACGCTTAAAAGCGACTATGGTATTTCATATTAATCACCCGAATGAAATCGACCCACACGTCCAACAAGCGATTGAAAAACTGCGGGCTAAACGCATTCCCTTGTTTAATCAAAACGTCTTGCTTAAAGGGGTAAATGACAGTGCAGAAATTTTGGCTGCGCTAAGCGAACGCTTGTTTGATAGCGGCATTCAGCCTTATTACTTGTTTTTGTTAGACAAAGTAAAAGGCGCGACGCATTTTGATATTAGCGAAGCACGTGCCATTGGTATTGTTAATGAATTAATGACCATACTACCCGGCTACTTAATGCCTAAGCTAGTACGCGAAATTGCTGGCGAACCTAACAAAACCCCTATTAATTTGCGATAA
- the efp gene encoding elongation factor P, translating into MASFSTNQFKAGLKLMIDGEPCNILENEIVKPGKGQAFNRVKIRKLISGKVLEKTFKSGESVEGADVMDSDLGYLYADGEFWHFMNNETFEQVAADEKAIGDNAKWLVEGDVCTITFWNGNPISVAPPNFVELEVTETDPGLKGDTAGTGGKPATLSTGAVVRVPLFVQIGEVVKCDTRSGEYVSRAGK; encoded by the coding sequence ATGGCTTCTTTTAGTACAAACCAATTTAAAGCTGGTCTGAAATTAATGATCGACGGCGAGCCTTGTAACATTCTTGAAAATGAAATTGTTAAACCGGGTAAAGGCCAAGCATTCAACCGCGTTAAAATCCGTAAATTAATCTCTGGTAAAGTACTAGAGAAAACCTTCAAATCAGGCGAGTCTGTTGAAGGTGCTGATGTAATGGATTCAGATCTGGGTTATTTATACGCCGATGGTGAATTCTGGCATTTTATGAATAACGAGACTTTTGAGCAAGTTGCTGCTGACGAAAAAGCGATTGGTGACAACGCGAAATGGTTAGTCGAAGGTGACGTTTGTACTATCACTTTCTGGAACGGTAACCCTATCTCAGTCGCGCCGCCGAACTTTGTTGAACTGGAAGTAACTGAAACAGATCCGGGTCTAAAAGGTGACACAGCGGGTACTGGTGGCAAGCCTGCTACTTTAAGCACAGGTGCTGTGGTTCGTGTACCATTATTCGTACAAATTGGCGAAGTGGTTAAGTGTGATACACGTAGCGGCGAATACGTCTCTCGCGCTGGCAAGTAA
- a CDS encoding ABC transporter permease: MNSSTNFIALKSIMHKEVHRFMRIWVQTLVPPAITISLYFVIFGSLIGSRIGEMGGFDYMSFIVPGLIMMSVITNSYSNVASSFFSAKWQRNVEEMLVAPVPNWVIVAGYVGGGMARGILVGAIVTCIAMFFTNIQIHNVAVIIITVALTSAVFALGGLINAVFAGSFDDISIIPTFVLTPLTYLGGVFYSISLLPEFWQGVSQLNPIVYMVNAFRYGFLGISDIDLTVAFAVLGVFIVGLWSTAMYLIRKGIGLRS; this comes from the coding sequence ATGAACTCAAGTACAAATTTTATTGCGTTAAAAAGTATTATGCACAAAGAAGTGCATCGTTTTATGCGCATTTGGGTACAAACCTTAGTACCACCAGCGATCACGATTAGCCTGTATTTCGTGATATTCGGCTCGCTAATTGGCTCGCGCATCGGTGAAATGGGCGGCTTTGATTATATGTCATTTATTGTGCCGGGCCTGATCATGATGAGTGTGATCACTAACTCTTACTCTAATGTTGCCTCGTCGTTTTTTAGCGCCAAATGGCAACGAAATGTCGAAGAAATGCTAGTGGCACCTGTGCCAAACTGGGTGATCGTTGCGGGTTATGTGGGCGGCGGTATGGCACGTGGTATTTTAGTCGGTGCCATTGTCACGTGTATTGCCATGTTCTTTACCAATATTCAAATTCACAACGTTGCCGTGATCATCATTACAGTGGCGCTCACCTCTGCGGTATTTGCCCTTGGTGGTTTGATCAATGCGGTATTTGCCGGCAGCTTTGATGATATTTCGATCATTCCAACCTTTGTCTTAACACCGTTAACGTACTTAGGTGGCGTGTTTTACTCGATTAGCTTGCTCCCTGAATTCTGGCAAGGGGTGTCACAGCTGAACCCTATCGTCTACATGGTTAATGCGTTCCGTTATGGCTTTTTAGGTATTAGTGATATCGACTTAACGGTGGCTTTTGCTGTGCTCGGTGTGTTTATTGTGGGCTTATGGTCAACGGCGATGTACTTAATTCGCAAAGGCATTGGCCTAAGAAGCTAA
- the panB gene encoding 3-methyl-2-oxobutanoate hydroxymethyltransferase, which translates to MAKMTTSKLLKMKQNGEKISTITAYDASFAKLFDQAGIHAILIGDSLGMVLQGNDDTLPVTVEDMAYHTRCVKAGVDNTLIISDLSFMSYATKEQAFANATKLMQAGASIVKMEGGSWLVDTIKGLVERGIPVCGHLGLTPQSVNVFGGFKVQGREQAQAQAMIEEAKALEAAGIQLLVLECIPESLGKAITQAVSIPTIGIGAGRDTDGQILVMHDALGISCSYMPKFSRNFLKDTGDIKKAIELYIDEVSNGNFPGEDHIFS; encoded by the coding sequence ATGGCTAAAATGACAACTTCTAAGCTATTAAAAATGAAACAAAATGGTGAGAAGATCTCCACCATTACCGCCTACGACGCAAGCTTTGCCAAGCTGTTTGATCAAGCGGGCATTCATGCCATTCTCATTGGCGATTCATTGGGAATGGTGCTGCAAGGTAACGATGATACTTTGCCTGTGACCGTTGAAGATATGGCTTATCACACCCGTTGCGTTAAAGCAGGCGTTGACAATACGCTGATCATTAGTGACTTGTCGTTTATGAGCTACGCGACCAAAGAGCAAGCCTTTGCAAACGCCACTAAGCTGATGCAGGCGGGGGCTTCGATTGTCAAAATGGAAGGTGGTAGCTGGTTAGTTGATACCATCAAAGGCTTAGTTGAGCGCGGTATTCCAGTTTGTGGTCACTTGGGGTTAACACCGCAATCGGTCAATGTATTTGGTGGCTTTAAAGTACAAGGCCGCGAGCAAGCGCAAGCGCAAGCCATGATTGAAGAAGCCAAGGCACTGGAAGCCGCAGGTATCCAGCTACTCGTGCTTGAATGTATTCCTGAAAGCTTAGGTAAAGCGATCACCCAAGCGGTAAGCATTCCAACCATAGGTATTGGCGCAGGTCGCGATACGGATGGTCAAATTCTAGTGATGCATGATGCCTTGGGTATTTCTTGCAGCTATATGCCGAAATTTTCCCGTAACTTCCTAAAAGATACTGGTGATATCAAAAAAGCGATCGAACTTTATATCGACGAAGTATCAAACGGTAACTTCCCTGGCGAAGACCATATTTTTAGCTAG
- the gluQRS gene encoding tRNA glutamyl-Q(34) synthetase GluQRS: MAFSLTQRPSNQYRGRFAPSPSGLLHFGSLLTALASYLDAKANDGLWLVRIEDIDPPREQAGAADEILRTLEDYGLHWDETVRYQSQQSALYEQVLTELEQHALTYACACTRAQIKASGGTYNGHCQHLALPYQNHATRLRNQFQTNHYQDLIQGAVQCDTNLAREDFIIKRKDGLYAYQLAVVSDDIDQGITHIVRGCDLLEPTARQLTLYQTLNAQPPQYAHVPLITTHDGFKLSKQNKAPAIDRKSPQASIIKALEFLGQQPPNTLSEATPEEILNWAIEHWCLANVPKQSSIALPP, encoded by the coding sequence ATGGCGTTTTCGCTAACTCAGCGGCCGAGTAACCAATATCGCGGCCGCTTTGCTCCCTCCCCTTCTGGTTTACTTCACTTTGGCTCATTATTAACGGCACTGGCGAGCTACTTAGATGCAAAAGCCAATGACGGCTTGTGGCTTGTTCGTATCGAAGACATTGATCCGCCGCGAGAGCAAGCTGGCGCCGCCGACGAAATTCTGCGGACGCTGGAAGATTATGGCCTGCACTGGGATGAAACCGTGCGTTATCAAAGCCAACAATCCGCTTTGTATGAGCAGGTGCTAACTGAGCTGGAACAGCACGCCTTGACCTATGCTTGCGCCTGTACGCGTGCCCAAATTAAAGCCAGTGGCGGCACTTACAATGGCCATTGCCAGCACTTGGCATTGCCTTACCAAAACCATGCCACGCGTCTTAGGAATCAATTTCAAACCAATCATTACCAAGATCTAATCCAAGGGGCGGTGCAATGTGACACCAACTTGGCTCGTGAAGATTTTATCATTAAGCGTAAAGACGGCTTATACGCCTATCAACTCGCGGTTGTTAGCGATGACATTGACCAAGGCATTACCCATATCGTGCGCGGCTGCGATCTGTTAGAACCCACAGCGCGTCAATTAACCCTGTATCAAACGCTCAACGCTCAGCCGCCGCAATATGCGCATGTACCGCTAATTACGACCCACGACGGCTTCAAGCTAAGCAAACAGAATAAAGCGCCCGCAATTGATCGCAAATCGCCGCAAGCCAGTATCATTAAAGCACTTGAATTTTTAGGACAGCAACCGCCGAACACGCTAAGTGAAGCAACACCTGAAGAGATCCTGAATTGGGCTATTGAACATTGGTGCTTGGCTAACGTACCGAAACAGTCCAGTATTGCGTTACCACCTTAG
- a CDS encoding ABC transporter ATP-binding protein: MTPALEIKDLQKIYKGDFHALKGISLSVEQGDFFALLGPNGAGKSTSIGVITSLVNKTSGTVNVFGHDIDRELEKAKSYIGLVPQEFNFNQFESLMRILVNQAGYYGVERSVAVKRAEKYLKQLDLWEKRDNAARMLSGGMKRRLMIARALMHEPKVLILDEPTAGVDIELRRSMWEFLRELNAQGITIILTTHYLEEAEMLCRNIAIIDSGQIVENTSMKQLLATLDIETFVLDLPANSVKPSLQDFTYRVIDDHTLEVDVKKTQGLNGVFAQLSEQGVQVLSMRNKSNRLEELFVRLVANNDAQAGA, from the coding sequence ATGACCCCCGCATTAGAAATCAAAGATCTACAAAAAATATATAAAGGCGACTTTCACGCCTTAAAAGGTATTAGTTTGTCGGTTGAGCAAGGCGACTTTTTTGCCTTGCTTGGCCCCAATGGTGCAGGGAAGTCCACTTCAATCGGCGTGATCACATCACTGGTGAACAAAACCTCAGGCACGGTTAACGTGTTTGGCCACGACATTGATAGGGAGCTGGAAAAAGCAAAAAGCTATATCGGTTTAGTGCCGCAAGAATTCAACTTTAATCAGTTTGAATCCTTAATGCGTATTCTGGTCAACCAAGCGGGTTATTATGGGGTTGAGCGCAGTGTTGCAGTAAAACGAGCCGAGAAGTACCTCAAACAATTAGACTTGTGGGAAAAGCGAGACAACGCTGCCCGCATGCTTTCTGGTGGTATGAAGCGTCGTTTAATGATCGCCCGTGCGCTGATGCACGAACCCAAGGTGCTTATTCTGGACGAGCCAACGGCAGGTGTGGATATTGAGCTACGTCGCTCTATGTGGGAATTCCTGCGTGAGCTGAACGCACAAGGCATCACCATTATTTTGACCACTCACTACCTGGAAGAAGCCGAAATGTTGTGCCGCAATATTGCCATTATCGACAGTGGTCAGATTGTTGAAAACACTAGCATGAAACAGTTATTGGCGACCTTAGATATTGAAACTTTTGTCTTAGATTTGCCAGCCAATAGCGTTAAACCTAGCCTGCAAGATTTTACCTATCGCGTGATTGATGATCATACGCTGGAAGTGGACGTGAAGAAAACCCAAGGCTTAAACGGCGTATTTGCCCAGCTTTCCGAGCAGGGCGTGCAAGTGTTAAGTATGCGTAATAAGTCAAACCGATTAGAAGAGCTTTTTGTGCGACTCGTTGCTAACAACGATGCACAAGCTGGGGCATAA